From the genome of Vulgatibacter sp.:
CTGCCTCGGCTATGCTTTCGGGATAGTGAGCCTCGACGCCCTGCTCCTCGTCGTTGCCGGCGCTGCCGTCATCGCCCGTGCCCTCTTCGTCGCCGCCGATGCAGCGCTCGGCGGTGTATCACCCGAGCGCGCCGCCGAGCTGCGGGAGCGGAACGATTCCTTCGAAAATCGGGCGCTTCTGGCGCTGAAGCGGGACCTCGAGGGGACTGGCTTCACCACCCGCGGCGGCGCCATCGCGGCGCTCGCCCTCGCCGCGGCGCTGGCAGGCGCGGCCTCCCTGCGGCTCCTCGGCCCTGCGTTCGACCAGCTCCCCCTGGGGGAGCTCGCCGCTGCGGCGGTGGGCGGCGCCGCCTCCACCCTGGCGATCCTGGTGGTCGATCTGGTGCCCCGCTCCCTCGCGGTGGCCCGGCCCGAGCCCTGGGCGGGCCGGGTGGCCCTGCCCGTCTGGCTCGCCTCGCGGATCGTGGCGCCGCTGGGCAAGGCGATCCTCGGGGCGGTGGGGCGGATGCTCGCGCCGCTCGGCGTGAAGGCGACCTTCCGCTCGGCACCGCCGGCCCTCGAGGATCTCGAGCGCTACCTCATCGACGCCAGGGAGGACGAGGACGCGCCGGATTCGGAGCTGGTCCACTCGCTCTTCGAGTTCTCCACCCGGATCGCGCGCGAGGTGATGGTGCCGCGCACCGAGGTGGCGGCGGTGCCGATCGACATCACGCCGGCCTGCCTGGTGCAGCTCCTCGCCGAG
Proteins encoded in this window:
- a CDS encoding hemolysin family protein: MSLDALLLVVAGAAVIARALFVAADAALGGVSPERAAELRERNDSFENRALLALKRDLEGTGFTTRGGAIAALALAAALAGAASLRLLGPAFDQLPLGELAAAAVGGAASTLAILVVDLVPRSLAVARPEPWAGRVALPVWLASRIVAPLGKAILGAVGRMLAPLGVKATFRSAPPALEDLERYLIDAREDEDAPDSELVHSLFEFSTRIAREVMVPRTEVAAVPIDITPACLVQLLAEKGHSRLPVYQGDIDHIVGVLHTREIVPLLAHPELIKLPDVIRPATFVPWATRVVRLLRVMQQQRIHMAMVTDEHGGFMGVVTLEDILEEIVGDIHDEFDEGETGEIETLADGSWRVDTGIAIPDFNDALGAALPDDEDFDTLAGFLNHLAGEIPERGATLHAHDLVFTVEDRTPRRVLSVRVTIARTRQVG